A window of Actinomycetota bacterium genomic DNA:
GAGCTGGAACGAGCTGAACACCCGTGACGTCGAGGGCTCGAAGGCCTTCTATCGCGAAGTGTTCGGGTGGGAGCCGGTCACCCACGGCGAGGGACCGGGTGCCTACACCGAGTTCAAGCTCGATGGCGACAGCGTCGCCAGCATGATGCAGATGCCCGACATGGTGCCCGCGGACGTCCCGCCCCACTGGCTGGTCTACTTCGCGGTCGACGACACCGACGCTTCGGTCGCGAAGTGTGAGGAGCTCGGTGGCACCGTCCGGGTGCCGCCGATGGACATCGAGCCCGGTCGCTTCTCGGTGCTGGCCGACCCGCAGGGCGCGACCTTCGCGGTGATACGCCTGAGCCAGGCCGGCCAGTAGCCGTTCCATGGCGCACACGGCTTGACGACAGGAGACCCCGAGGTCCCTGACCAATTCCGCGGCGACGAGCCGATGCCGTTCGGCCCGAAGGTCGAGCCGCCCGCAGGAGCCGGAAACGACGACCGCCCCGCCGCGACGGCGGGTGTCGAAGCGTCGGTGTGCGAACATCAAGCCGTGGCTGACGAGCTCGAGCCGCCGCACCGGCTGACCTATCTGGTCAAGCAGTTGCAGGAGGCGTTGCGGGTGAGGCTCGACGAGATCACCCAACGGTTCGGCCTCACCCCGAAGCAGTACACCGCGCTGAGCGTGCTGGCGAGGCACCCCGGCATGTCGTCGGCCGCGCTGGCCCGGCTCACCTTCGTCACCCCGCAGGCGGCGAACGAGATGGTGACGACGCTCGAACGCAAAGGCTTCTTGGTCCGTTCGGTCGATGTGAGCAACCGACGGTGCCTCGAGGTGGGGCTGACGAGGGCCGGATCCACCGCGCTGGCGAAGTGCAACGCCCTCGTCGACCAGCTGGAGGCGCACGTGTTCAGCGGCGTCAGCGACGCGGAGCAGGCGCGCTTCCGGCGGATGCTCCAGAACTGTCTGCAGGCGGTCACGCCCGCGCGTTAGACGAGATTCTCACCCCTGCGCGACGCCGCACCACGAGCAGATGACCACCTCGACGCCGTTGCGCGTCCTCTTCGAGGTGAACAGGTGCGGCAGGGTGCGGCGGTAGTAGGCGCTGCGTCTCGGGCACACCGACTTCAGCGCTCGGCGGCGGGCGTTGCCGACAGGAGCTCGATCACGGAGCGGTGGCGGGCACGACCGCGATGGCGCGACGGGTGAGCGCGAAGTGCGTCATTTCGCCCGACGGTAGGGCGGCCCGTCCGCCTCGGTCAACGATCAGCGACGCTCAGCTGGCGGGCTCGAGCCCGAGGACCGCTCCCCGCCACCAGGACTCATCGGTGCCAACCGGGCGATGCCATGGAGCTGGCACGGGCGCGCAGCCACAGCACTGGCTATCGTCACGACGTCGGAGCAGCGTCGGGTGTCTCCTGCTGGGGTTCAGTCGTGACGCAACGGTGCCCTGCGTCGGCGAAAGGGGACCGACATGAAGCGTCGGGATCGTCGAAACGGCGGCCGCTG
This region includes:
- a CDS encoding VOC family protein, translating into SWNELNTRDVEGSKAFYREVFGWEPVTHGEGPGAYTEFKLDGDSVASMMQMPDMVPADVPPHWLVYFAVDDTDASVAKCEELGGTVRVPPMDIEPGRFSVLADPQGATFAVIRLSQAGQ
- a CDS encoding MarR family transcriptional regulator encodes the protein MPFGPKVEPPAGAGNDDRPAATAGVEASVCEHQAVADELEPPHRLTYLVKQLQEALRVRLDEITQRFGLTPKQYTALSVLARHPGMSSAALARLTFVTPQAANEMVTTLERKGFLVRSVDVSNRRCLEVGLTRAGSTALAKCNALVDQLEAHVFSGVSDAEQARFRRMLQNCLQAVTPAR